Proteins encoded together in one Streptomyces sp. NA04227 window:
- a CDS encoding papain-like cysteine protease family protein — protein MRLTLRTPHRRRRLSALVLATAALVAVPATTASAATAPEDPGSAPAASLRAANRLGITMQAQEKDNWCWAASGNTIADFYGHDYSQNTFCNAAFGRSTGTECPNNQATLGDVQNAFDWAGIGSGSYVGYPLNYSTVQSEINAGRPVETRIGWTSGGGHMHVVYGFDTANNWVYWGDPWPSSDRYNWASHSWYVDNNTFDWTHSLYRIGA, from the coding sequence ATGCGTCTCACACTCCGCACCCCCCATCGCCGCAGACGTCTGTCCGCGCTCGTACTCGCCACGGCGGCCCTCGTCGCCGTCCCCGCCACCACGGCCTCCGCCGCCACCGCCCCCGAGGACCCGGGCAGCGCCCCGGCGGCCTCCCTTCGCGCCGCCAACCGCCTCGGCATCACCATGCAGGCGCAGGAGAAGGACAACTGGTGCTGGGCCGCGAGCGGCAACACGATCGCGGACTTCTACGGCCACGACTACAGCCAGAACACCTTCTGCAACGCGGCGTTCGGCCGGAGCACCGGCACCGAGTGCCCCAACAACCAGGCCACCCTCGGTGACGTCCAGAACGCCTTCGACTGGGCGGGCATCGGCTCCGGCTCCTACGTCGGCTATCCGCTCAACTACTCCACCGTGCAGAGCGAGATCAACGCGGGCCGTCCGGTCGAGACCCGCATCGGCTGGACCAGCGGCGGCGGCCACATGCACGTCGTCTATGGCTTCGACACCGCGAACAACTGGGTGTACTGGGGCGACCCGTGGCCCTCCAGCGACCGCTACAACTGGGCCTCGCACTCCTGGTACGTCGACAACAACACCTTCGACTGGACCCACTCGCTCTACCGGATCGGTGCGTGA
- a CDS encoding Rieske (2Fe-2S) protein, whose product MSQRPAARRTLLRGAAAVPVAGIGLTACGTEDNANRSTPTAPVNLGSADGVPDGGAEIFHDHNVVVSRKGDTYKAFSTICTHGRCPINRVEGTTLICPCHGSKFDATTGEVLHIPATQPLPEVPLKVTGGKLVAGPEA is encoded by the coding sequence GTGTCGCAACGTCCCGCCGCCCGCCGCACCCTGCTGCGGGGTGCCGCCGCAGTCCCCGTCGCCGGTATAGGCCTCACCGCCTGCGGCACCGAGGACAACGCCAACCGGTCCACCCCCACCGCACCGGTGAACCTCGGCTCCGCGGACGGCGTCCCGGACGGCGGCGCCGAGATCTTCCACGACCACAACGTGGTGGTGAGCAGGAAGGGCGACACCTACAAGGCGTTCAGCACGATCTGCACGCACGGCCGGTGCCCGATCAACCGGGTCGAGGGCACCACGCTCATCTGCCCCTGCCACGGCAGCAAGTTCGACGCCACCACGGGCGAGGTGCTCCACATCCCGGCGACGCAGCCGCTGCCCGAGGTGCCGCTCAAGGTCACCGGCGGAAAGCTGGTCGCCGGTCCGGAGGCGTGA
- a CDS encoding carbohydrate kinase, with translation MIVVAGEALIDLVPKGAGARAPLIPSPGGGPYNTAVALGRLGARPAFCSRISSDAFGRTLLDGLEAAGVDIGWVQRGPEPTTLAVATVGADGSARYSFYVEGTADRLFAVPDRLPESMRAICFGTCSLALEPGASAYEKVLRDASGRGVFTMLDPNIRQDLIPDAEAYRSRFRSWLPHTTLLKLSEEDAGWLGGSAAEWLAQGPSAVVLTHGREGLEVVTAQGRIEVPGVPVAVVDTIGAGDTVNAALLHRLSAHDALAPADALTGLGEEQWRDVLGYAARAAALTCTRPGAQPPYAHELD, from the coding sequence GTGATCGTCGTCGCCGGGGAGGCCCTGATCGATCTCGTCCCCAAGGGGGCGGGCGCACGGGCGCCACTGATTCCCTCGCCGGGCGGCGGCCCGTACAACACGGCCGTGGCACTCGGCAGGCTGGGCGCCCGGCCCGCGTTCTGCTCGCGGATCTCCTCGGACGCCTTCGGGCGCACGCTGCTCGACGGTCTGGAGGCCGCGGGCGTGGACATCGGCTGGGTGCAGCGCGGCCCGGAGCCGACCACGCTGGCGGTGGCCACGGTGGGCGCGGACGGTTCGGCGCGGTACTCGTTCTACGTCGAGGGCACCGCCGACCGTCTCTTCGCGGTGCCGGACCGCCTCCCCGAGTCGATGCGGGCGATCTGCTTCGGCACCTGCTCGCTGGCCCTGGAACCGGGCGCGAGCGCCTACGAGAAGGTGCTGCGGGACGCCTCCGGGCGCGGTGTGTTCACCATGCTGGACCCCAACATCCGCCAGGACCTGATCCCCGACGCCGAGGCCTACCGCTCCCGCTTCCGCTCCTGGCTCCCGCACACCACCCTGCTCAAGCTCTCCGAGGAGGACGCGGGCTGGCTGGGCGGCTCGGCGGCCGAGTGGCTGGCGCAGGGCCCCTCGGCGGTGGTGCTGACCCACGGCCGCGAGGGTCTGGAGGTGGTCACGGCCCAGGGCAGGATCGAGGTGCCGGGTGTCCCGGTGGCCGTCGTGGACACCATCGGCGCCGGGGACACCGTCAACGCCGCGCTGCTGCACCGGCTTTCGGCCCATGACGCCCTCGCCCCGGCCGACGCCCTGACCGGCCTCGGCGAGGAACAGTGGCGCGACGTACTCGGCTACGCCGCCCGCGCCGCCGCCCTGACCTGTACGCGTCCGGGCGCCCAGCCTCCGTACGCGCACGAGCTGGACTAG
- the uvrA gene encoding excinuclease ABC subunit UvrA: MADRLIVRGAREHNLKNVSLDLPRDALIVFTGLSGSGKSSLAFDTIFAEGQRRYVESLSSYARQFLGQMDKPDVDFIEGLSPAVSIDQKSTSRNPRSTVGTITEVYDYLRLLFARVGKPHCPECGRPIARQSPQAIVDKVLELPEGSRFQVLSPLVRERKGEFVDLFSDLQTKGYSRARVDGTTVQLTEPPTLKKQEKHTIEVVVDRLTVKDSAKRRLTDSVETALGLSGGMVVLDFVDLPEDHPERERMYSEHLYCAYDDLSFEELEPRSFSFNSPFGACPDCTGIGTRMEVDPELIVPDEEKSLDEGAIHPWSHGHTKDYFGRLVGALADALGFRTDIPFAGLPQRAKKALLQGHKTQIEVRYRNRYGRERVYTTAFEGAVPFVKRRHSEAESDASRERFEGYMREVPCPTCEGTRLKPIVLAVTVMEKSIAEVAAMSISDCADFLGQLTLNARDKKIAERVLKEVNERLRFLVDVGLDYLSLNRAAGTLSGGEAQRIRLATQIGSGLVGVLYVLDEPSIGLHQRDNHRLIETLVRLRDMGNTLIVVEHDEDTIKVADWVVDIGPGAGEHGGKVVHSGPLKELLANDTSMTGKYLSGKKQIPLPALRRPIDPARRLTVHGARENNLRDIDVSFPLGVLTAVTGVSGSGKSTLVNDILYTHLARELNGARNVPGRHTRVDGDDLVDKVVHVDQSPIGRTPRSNPATYTGVFDHVRRLFAETTEAKVRGYLPGRFSFNVKGGRCENCSGDGTIKIEMNFLPDVYVPCEVCHGARYNRETLEVHYKGKSIAEVLDMPIEEALGFFEAVPAIARHLRTLNDVGLGYVRLGQSAPTLSGGEAQRVKLASELQKRSTGRTVYVLDEPTTGLHFEDISKLISVLSGLVDKGNTVIVIEHNLDVVKTADWLVDMGPEGGSGGGLVVAEGTPEQVAAVPASHTGKFLRDILGPDRISDASPAAKPARKTAARKNAATAKAPVKATAKKTAARKTAAKKSAG, from the coding sequence GTGGCCGACCGTCTCATCGTCCGTGGCGCGCGCGAGCACAATCTGAAGAACGTCTCGCTCGACCTCCCGCGTGACGCGCTCATCGTCTTCACCGGTCTCTCCGGTTCGGGCAAGTCCTCGCTGGCCTTCGACACCATCTTCGCGGAGGGGCAGCGCCGCTACGTCGAGTCACTGTCCTCGTACGCGCGGCAGTTCCTCGGCCAGATGGACAAGCCCGATGTCGACTTCATCGAGGGACTGTCGCCCGCGGTCTCCATCGACCAGAAGTCCACCTCGCGCAACCCCCGTTCCACGGTCGGCACCATCACCGAGGTCTACGACTATCTGCGGCTGCTGTTCGCCCGCGTCGGCAAGCCGCACTGCCCCGAGTGCGGGCGGCCGATCGCCCGCCAGTCGCCGCAGGCCATCGTCGACAAGGTGCTCGAACTGCCCGAGGGCAGCCGGTTCCAGGTGCTGTCGCCGCTGGTGCGCGAGCGCAAGGGCGAGTTCGTCGACCTGTTCAGCGATCTGCAGACCAAGGGCTACAGCCGCGCCCGGGTGGACGGCACGACCGTCCAGCTCACCGAGCCGCCGACGCTCAAGAAGCAGGAGAAGCACACCATCGAGGTGGTCGTGGACCGCCTCACCGTCAAGGACAGCGCCAAGCGCCGCCTCACCGACTCGGTGGAGACCGCGCTCGGCCTGTCCGGCGGCATGGTCGTACTCGACTTCGTGGACCTCCCCGAGGACCATCCCGAGCGCGAGCGCATGTACTCCGAGCACCTGTACTGCGCCTACGACGACCTCTCCTTCGAGGAGTTGGAGCCGCGCTCCTTCTCCTTCAACTCGCCCTTCGGCGCCTGCCCGGACTGCACCGGCATCGGCACCCGGATGGAGGTCGACCCGGAGCTGATCGTCCCCGACGAGGAGAAGTCGCTCGACGAGGGCGCCATCCACCCCTGGTCGCACGGCCACACCAAGGACTACTTCGGGCGCCTGGTCGGCGCGCTCGCCGACGCGCTGGGCTTCCGTACCGACATCCCCTTCGCCGGGCTGCCGCAGCGCGCCAAGAAGGCACTGCTGCAGGGCCACAAGACCCAGATCGAGGTCCGCTACCGCAACCGGTACGGGCGCGAGCGGGTCTACACGACGGCCTTCGAGGGGGCCGTGCCGTTCGTGAAGCGGCGGCACAGCGAGGCGGAGAGCGACGCCAGTCGCGAGCGCTTCGAGGGCTATATGCGCGAGGTGCCCTGCCCGACCTGTGAGGGCACCCGGCTCAAGCCGATCGTGCTCGCGGTCACCGTGATGGAGAAGTCCATCGCCGAGGTCGCCGCGATGTCGATCAGCGACTGCGCCGACTTCCTCGGGCAACTCACCCTGAACGCCCGCGACAAGAAGATCGCCGAGCGGGTCCTCAAGGAGGTCAACGAGCGGCTGCGGTTCCTCGTCGACGTCGGCCTGGACTACCTCTCCCTCAACCGCGCGGCGGGCACGCTCTCCGGCGGCGAGGCACAGCGCATCCGGCTCGCCACCCAGATCGGCTCCGGACTCGTGGGCGTGCTCTACGTCCTGGACGAGCCCTCCATCGGCCTGCACCAGCGGGACAACCACCGGCTCATCGAAACGCTGGTCCGGCTGCGCGACATGGGCAACACCCTCATCGTCGTCGAGCACGACGAGGACACCATCAAGGTCGCCGACTGGGTCGTGGACATCGGCCCGGGCGCCGGTGAGCACGGCGGCAAGGTCGTGCACAGCGGCCCGTTGAAGGAACTCCTCGCCAACGACACCTCGATGACGGGCAAGTACCTCTCCGGCAAGAAGCAGATCCCGCTGCCGGCGCTGCGGCGCCCCATCGACCCGGCGCGCAGGCTCACCGTGCACGGCGCCCGCGAGAACAACCTCCGCGACATCGACGTGTCCTTCCCGCTCGGTGTGCTCACCGCGGTCACCGGAGTCTCCGGATCGGGCAAGTCCACCCTGGTCAACGACATCCTGTACACCCACCTCGCGCGCGAGCTCAACGGCGCCCGGAACGTGCCGGGACGGCACACCCGGGTCGACGGCGACGACCTCGTGGACAAGGTGGTGCACGTCGACCAGTCGCCCATCGGCCGCACCCCGCGCTCCAACCCGGCCACGTACACCGGGGTGTTCGACCACGTGCGGCGGCTCTTCGCGGAGACGACCGAGGCGAAGGTGCGCGGCTATCTGCCGGGCCGGTTCTCCTTCAACGTCAAGGGCGGGCGCTGCGAGAACTGCTCCGGCGACGGCACCATCAAGATCGAGATGAACTTCCTGCCGGACGTGTACGTGCCGTGCGAGGTCTGCCACGGCGCGCGCTACAACCGGGAGACCCTGGAAGTCCACTACAAGGGCAAGTCCATCGCCGAGGTCCTGGACATGCCGATCGAGGAGGCCCTCGGCTTCTTCGAGGCGGTGCCCGCGATCGCGCGCCACCTCAGGACGCTCAACGACGTCGGCCTCGGCTACGTACGGCTCGGCCAGAGCGCGCCCACGCTCTCCGGCGGCGAGGCGCAGCGCGTGAAGCTCGCCAGCGAACTGCAGAAGCGCTCCACCGGACGCACCGTGTACGTCCTGGACGAGCCCACCACCGGCCTGCACTTCGAGGACATCAGCAAGCTGATCAGCGTGCTGTCCGGCCTCGTCGACAAGGGCAACACGGTCATCGTCATCGAGCACAACCTCGATGTCGTCAAGACCGCCGACTGGCTGGTGGACATGGGCCCCGAGGGCGGCAGTGGCGGCGGACTCGTGGTCGCCGAGGGCACCCCGGAGCAGGTCGCCGCGGTACCGGCCAGCCACACCGGCAAGTTCCTGCGCGACATCCTCGGCCCGGACCGGATCAGCGACGCGAGCCCGGCCGCCAAGCCCGCGCGCAAGACCGCCGCCCGCAAGAACGCGGCCACCGCCAAGGCGCCCGTCAAGGCAACCGCCAAGAAGACGGCGGCCCGTAAGACGGCGGCGAAGAAGAGCGCGGGCTGA
- a CDS encoding maleylpyruvate isomerase family mycothiol-dependent enzyme: MNDHGRDLAALHGATERLLIAVGKLDNAAVAAPSRLPGWSRGHILAHLSRNADALVNVLTGRPMYASAEAREADIERDADRPLETQLTDLRESEARFEETCAAPADWSRTVELRNGVMDSASRVPFRRLVEMELHHVDLDIGYELEDLPTEFLQQEIAFLTQRFRGNATVPPVLIRQADGRSLTTGRAGDDAITVTGSQAELVGWLAGRRPGSALTTTGGELPVLPAL, translated from the coding sequence ATGAACGATCATGGGCGTGACCTGGCAGCCCTGCACGGGGCCACCGAGCGACTGCTGATCGCGGTCGGCAAACTGGACAACGCGGCCGTGGCCGCGCCGTCACGGCTTCCGGGCTGGAGCAGGGGGCACATCCTCGCCCACCTCTCCCGCAACGCCGACGCACTCGTCAACGTCCTCACCGGACGCCCGATGTACGCGAGCGCCGAGGCGCGGGAGGCCGACATCGAGCGGGACGCGGACCGCCCGCTGGAGACGCAGCTCACGGATCTGCGCGAGAGCGAGGCCCGGTTCGAGGAGACCTGCGCGGCCCCCGCCGACTGGTCGCGGACCGTGGAGCTGCGCAACGGCGTCATGGACTCCGCCTCGCGGGTCCCCTTCCGGCGCCTGGTGGAGATGGAACTGCACCATGTGGACCTCGACATCGGCTACGAACTCGAGGATCTGCCCACCGAGTTCCTCCAGCAGGAGATCGCCTTCCTCACCCAGCGCTTCCGCGGCAACGCCACGGTCCCGCCGGTCCTGATCCGGCAGGCGGACGGCCGCAGCCTGACCACGGGCCGCGCCGGGGACGACGCGATCACCGTCACCGGTTCGCAGGCGGAACTGGTCGGCTGGCTGGCCGGCCGCAGGCCCGGATCCGCGCTGACGACGACGGGCGGCGAACTGCCCGTACTGCCCGCTCTGTAG
- a CDS encoding MBL fold metallo-hydrolase: MTYKGDVTVGGPADVHELTDLMISKVAVGPMDNNAYLLRCRATGEQLLIDAANDAATLLTLIGDDGIGAVLTTHRHGDHWQALAEVVAATGARTYAGREDAEGIPVATDAALDDGDTVRVGQVELTARHLVGHTPGSIALVYDDPHGHPHVFTGDCLFPGGVGNTFDDATAFARLIDDVETKIFGALPDETWVYPGHGKDTTLGAERPHLAEWRARGW, encoded by the coding sequence ATGACCTACAAGGGTGATGTGACGGTCGGCGGCCCGGCGGATGTGCACGAACTCACGGACCTGATGATCTCCAAGGTCGCGGTGGGGCCGATGGACAACAACGCCTATCTGCTGCGCTGTCGCGCGACGGGTGAGCAGTTGCTGATCGACGCCGCCAACGACGCGGCGACCCTGCTCACGCTCATCGGTGACGACGGCATCGGCGCCGTCCTGACCACGCACCGGCACGGTGACCACTGGCAGGCGCTGGCCGAGGTCGTGGCGGCCACCGGCGCCCGTACCTACGCGGGGCGCGAGGACGCCGAGGGCATCCCGGTCGCCACGGACGCGGCCCTGGACGACGGCGACACGGTGCGGGTGGGCCAGGTCGAGCTGACCGCCCGGCACCTGGTCGGGCACACCCCGGGCTCGATCGCCCTGGTCTACGACGACCCGCACGGGCACCCGCACGTCTTCACCGGCGACTGTCTCTTCCCCGGCGGCGTGGGCAACACCTTCGACGACGCCACGGCCTTCGCGCGCCTCATCGACGACGTCGAGACGAAGATCTTCGGCGCGCTCCCCGACGAGACCTGGGTGTACCCGGGCCACGGCAAGGACACCACGCTGGGCGCCGAGCGCCCGCACCTCGCGGAGTGGCGGGCGCGCGGCTGGTGA
- the aroQ gene encoding type II 3-dehydroquinate dehydratase gives MPRTLASAPIMILNGPNLNLLGTRQPEIYGSDTLADAEALCAKTAAAHGGTVDFRQSNHEGELVDWIQEARQSHCGIVINPAAYTHTSVAILDALSACDGLPVVEVHLSNVHKREEFRRHSYVSLRADAVIAGCGIQGYAFAVERVAALAGTGDATG, from the coding sequence GTGCCGCGCACCCTGGCAAGCGCCCCGATCATGATCCTCAACGGGCCGAACCTGAACCTGCTCGGAACACGGCAGCCCGAGATCTACGGCAGCGACACCCTCGCCGACGCCGAGGCCCTGTGCGCCAAGACGGCTGCCGCGCACGGCGGCACCGTGGACTTCCGCCAGTCCAACCACGAGGGCGAGCTCGTCGACTGGATCCAGGAGGCACGGCAGAGCCACTGCGGCATCGTCATCAACCCGGCCGCGTACACGCACACCTCGGTCGCCATCCTCGACGCGCTCAGCGCCTGCGACGGACTGCCCGTCGTCGAGGTGCACCTGTCGAACGTGCACAAGCGCGAGGAGTTCCGGCGGCACTCGTACGTCTCGCTGCGCGCGGACGCCGTCATCGCGGGCTGCGGGATCCAGGGCTACGCCTTCGCCGTGGAGCGGGTGGCCGCGCTCGCCGGGACTGGGGACGCCACCGGCTGA
- a CDS encoding calcium:proton antiporter, translated as MGKSDLWRAAVRWTSVVPVAAVVLLVLTWGRDLPGFAVAVVSLVLALAVLSAVHHAETVAHRVGEPFGSLVLAVAVTVIEVALIVTLMADGGDKAATLARDTVFAAVMITCNGIVGISLLVTSLRHRVAVFNSEGTGAALASVATLATLTLVVPKFTTSKPGPEFSTVQLTFAAISSLVLYGLFVTTQTVRHRSYFLPVTAEGEVISREDHAPRPARATALRSLLLLCLALVGVVGLAKAVSPTIESGVEAAGFPQAVVGVIIALLVLLPETIAAVRAARRDRVQISLNLGLGSAMASIGLTIPAVALATVWLSEPLVLGLGATHMVLLLLTVVVGTLTVVPGRATLLQGGVHLVVLVAYLEFAFTP; from the coding sequence ATGGGGAAGAGCGACCTGTGGCGTGCGGCCGTGCGGTGGACCTCGGTGGTTCCGGTGGCGGCCGTGGTGCTGCTGGTACTGACCTGGGGGCGGGATCTGCCGGGCTTCGCGGTCGCCGTGGTCTCACTGGTCCTGGCCCTGGCCGTACTCTCCGCGGTGCACCACGCCGAGACCGTCGCACACCGCGTGGGCGAACCCTTCGGCTCCCTCGTGCTCGCCGTGGCGGTCACCGTCATCGAGGTCGCGCTCATCGTCACCTTGATGGCCGACGGCGGCGACAAGGCGGCCACCCTGGCCCGCGACACCGTCTTCGCCGCCGTGATGATCACCTGCAACGGCATCGTCGGCATCAGCCTCCTCGTCACCTCGCTGCGGCACCGGGTCGCCGTCTTCAACTCCGAGGGCACCGGAGCCGCGCTCGCCAGCGTGGCGACCCTCGCCACGCTCACCCTGGTCGTGCCGAAGTTCACCACCAGCAAACCCGGCCCCGAGTTCAGCACCGTCCAGCTCACCTTCGCCGCGATCTCCTCGCTGGTGCTCTACGGGCTCTTCGTCACCACCCAGACCGTCCGGCACCGCAGCTACTTCCTGCCGGTCACCGCCGAGGGCGAGGTCATCTCCCGCGAGGACCACGCCCCGCGACCCGCCCGCGCCACCGCCCTGCGCAGTCTGCTGCTGCTCTGCCTGGCACTTGTCGGCGTGGTGGGCCTGGCCAAGGCGGTGTCCCCGACCATCGAGTCCGGTGTCGAGGCGGCCGGGTTCCCGCAGGCCGTCGTCGGAGTGATCATCGCGCTGCTGGTGCTGCTCCCGGAGACCATCGCCGCGGTACGCGCCGCCCGGCGGGACCGCGTACAGATCAGCCTCAACCTGGGCCTCGGCTCCGCCATGGCCAGCATCGGCCTCACCATCCCCGCCGTCGCCCTGGCCACCGTCTGGCTGTCCGAACCGCTGGTGCTCGGCCTCGGCGCGACGCACATGGTGCTCCTGCTGCTCACGGTCGTGGTCGGCACCCTCACCGTGGTGCCCGGCCGGGCCACGCTGTTGCAGGGCGGCGTGCACTTGGTGGTGCTCGTGGCCTACCTGGAGTTCGCGTTCACCCCCTGA
- a CDS encoding TerC family protein, which produces MDVSTTLWVLTVVGLSALIAIDFFIGRKPHEVSLKEAGIWTVVWIALAAAFGLGLWAFGGGQPAGEFFAGFITEKSLSVDNLFVFVLIMAKFSVPTQYQQRVLLIGVLIALVLRAIFIAAGAAIIASFSWVFFLFGAFLIWTAWKLIQEARQDGEDEEFEENRLLKAAERRFGVADRYHGTKLWVRQNGKRVMTPMLVVVLAIGTTDVLFALDSIPAIFGLTQDPYIVFTANAFALMGLRQLYFLIGGLLKKLVHLSYGLSVILGFIGVKLVLHALHESGVHVPEISIPVSLGVICAVLVVTTVTSLIASRKQEAAAAAEEKARIDA; this is translated from the coding sequence GTGGATGTTTCGACGACCCTTTGGGTCCTGACCGTCGTGGGCCTGAGTGCCCTTATCGCCATCGACTTCTTCATCGGGCGCAAGCCGCACGAGGTCTCCCTCAAGGAGGCCGGAATCTGGACCGTGGTCTGGATCGCGCTCGCCGCGGCCTTCGGCCTCGGGCTGTGGGCCTTCGGTGGCGGACAGCCCGCCGGTGAGTTCTTCGCCGGGTTCATCACCGAGAAATCGCTCAGCGTCGACAACCTCTTCGTCTTCGTGCTGATCATGGCGAAGTTCTCGGTGCCCACGCAGTACCAGCAGCGCGTCCTGCTGATCGGCGTACTGATAGCGCTCGTCCTGCGCGCCATCTTCATCGCGGCCGGTGCCGCGATCATCGCCAGCTTCTCGTGGGTGTTCTTCCTCTTCGGCGCCTTCCTCATCTGGACCGCCTGGAAGCTGATCCAGGAGGCCCGGCAGGACGGCGAGGACGAGGAGTTCGAGGAGAACCGCCTGCTCAAGGCCGCCGAGCGCCGCTTCGGAGTGGCCGACCGCTACCACGGCACCAAGCTCTGGGTGCGGCAGAACGGCAAGCGCGTCATGACGCCGATGCTGGTCGTCGTGCTCGCCATCGGCACCACCGACGTCCTGTTCGCCCTGGACTCGATCCCCGCGATCTTCGGTCTGACCCAGGACCCGTACATCGTCTTCACGGCGAACGCCTTCGCCCTGATGGGGCTGCGCCAGCTGTACTTCCTCATCGGCGGCCTGCTGAAGAAGCTGGTCCACCTCAGCTACGGGCTCTCGGTGATCCTCGGCTTCATCGGCGTGAAGCTGGTGCTGCACGCCCTGCACGAGAGCGGCGTGCACGTGCCCGAGATCTCCATCCCGGTCTCGCTCGGCGTCATCTGCGCGGTGCTGGTCGTCACGACCGTCACCAGCCTGATCGCCTCGCGCAAGCAGGAGGCCGCGGCAGCGGCCGAGGAGAAGGCGCGCATCGACGCCTGA
- a CDS encoding TerD family protein: protein MTAELVRGQNHALTTTRLEIRVSAGAPVAAGATLSDEADRVRGTDWVAHPGSPALPGLDVPRQAAADHRLAVDLEALPAEVHRVHILLALPGAGGGPAHFGAFAAPFVSVTGADATEIASYTITGLAAESAVVALELYRRAGGWKVRAVGQGYAGGLAELLRDQGLSEAHELAAAIEEAVARGLARSVAAPPSRSGEDTRVRTAAAPDVHTVPDAHTAPDPHTAPEAQTVPGIHAVPDPHGPTASAPAPAATGPVDYTHPRRRSAAPPPAADPAQPPAPVAGDANGWSMEERLYNQVWGVFEDLARTVAAYRSAVDFADSRLEQELDKALSDPRSRIGGQAEAARAAAQARNTELVDRARQVLDRDLAQLTVEAEVVEPALPPAYARWDNPVWHGWQPPTEQPFAVRLGDLHLPESPLRIPMLVRLPLERGLWIDSGAHHASGATLTDEDDLRRLALETALALTARLLAAHPAGSYSVHVIDPAAAASTAFEPLLRTGVLAAPPAAGAAGVSAVLAHLTRRVDLVQMAIRSQAVDSLPPDIDTGEHLLVVNDFPHGFDDRAVTQLRYLADEGPAVGVHLMMIADREESAAYGPLLDPLWRSLMRLTPVADDHLADPWVGHTWTYEPPLAPAGSHIVPQVLSQIAAAREYRR, encoded by the coding sequence ATGACGGCCGAGCTGGTACGGGGGCAGAACCACGCCCTCACCACCACCCGACTGGAGATCCGGGTGTCCGCGGGCGCCCCGGTCGCCGCGGGCGCCACGCTCAGCGACGAGGCCGACCGGGTACGCGGCACCGACTGGGTCGCCCACCCCGGCAGCCCCGCCCTGCCCGGACTCGACGTACCCCGGCAGGCCGCCGCCGACCACCGGCTCGCCGTGGACCTGGAAGCACTGCCCGCCGAGGTCCACCGTGTGCACATCCTGCTCGCCCTGCCCGGCGCGGGCGGCGGCCCCGCCCACTTCGGCGCCTTCGCCGCCCCGTTCGTCTCGGTGACCGGCGCCGACGCCACCGAGATCGCCAGCTACACGATCACCGGGCTCGCCGCCGAGTCCGCCGTCGTCGCCCTGGAGCTGTACCGCAGGGCAGGGGGCTGGAAGGTACGCGCCGTCGGCCAGGGCTATGCGGGCGGCCTCGCCGAACTCCTGCGCGACCAGGGCCTTTCCGAGGCGCACGAACTGGCCGCCGCGATCGAGGAGGCCGTCGCGCGCGGCCTCGCCCGCTCCGTCGCCGCACCCCCGTCACGCTCCGGCGAGGACACCCGGGTCCGCACCGCCGCCGCACCCGACGTGCACACCGTCCCCGACGCACACACGGCGCCCGACCCGCACACCGCACCCGAGGCGCAGACGGTGCCCGGCATCCACGCCGTACCCGACCCGCATGGCCCGACGGCCTCCGCACCGGCTCCGGCCGCCACCGGCCCCGTCGACTACACCCACCCGCGCCGCCGGAGTGCCGCACCGCCGCCCGCCGCCGATCCCGCGCAGCCGCCCGCGCCCGTCGCCGGGGACGCCAACGGCTGGTCCATGGAAGAGCGCCTGTACAACCAGGTCTGGGGCGTCTTCGAGGACCTCGCCCGTACCGTCGCCGCCTACCGCAGCGCCGTCGACTTCGCCGACTCCCGTCTGGAACAGGAACTCGACAAGGCCCTGTCCGACCCGCGCAGCCGGATCGGCGGCCAGGCCGAGGCCGCCCGCGCCGCCGCCCAGGCCCGCAACACCGAACTCGTCGACCGGGCCCGCCAGGTACTCGACCGCGACCTCGCCCAGCTCACCGTCGAGGCGGAGGTAGTCGAACCCGCCCTGCCACCGGCCTACGCCCGCTGGGACAACCCCGTCTGGCACGGCTGGCAGCCGCCCACCGAACAGCCGTTCGCGGTGCGCCTCGGCGACCTGCACCTGCCCGAGAGCCCGCTGCGGATCCCGATGCTGGTACGGCTGCCGCTGGAACGCGGACTGTGGATCGACAGCGGTGCCCACCACGCCTCCGGAGCCACCCTCACCGACGAGGACGACCTGCGCAGGCTCGCCCTCGAAACGGCGCTCGCACTCACCGCGCGCCTGCTGGCCGCCCACCCCGCGGGCAGCTACTCGGTACACGTCATCGACCCCGCCGCGGCCGCGTCCACCGCCTTCGAACCCCTGCTGCGTACGGGAGTTCTGGCCGCGCCGCCCGCCGCGGGAGCCGCCGGAGTCTCGGCGGTACTGGCCCACCTCACGCGCCGCGTCGACCTGGTGCAGATGGCCATTCGCAGCCAGGCCGTCGACTCGCTGCCGCCGGACATCGACACCGGTGAACACCTGCTCGTCGTCAACGACTTCCCGCACGGCTTCGACGACCGCGCCGTCACCCAGCTCCGCTACCTCGCCGACGAGGGCCCCGCGGTGGGCGTCCATCTGATGATGATCGCCGACCGCGAGGAGTCCGCCGCCTACGGCCCGCTGCTCGACCCGCTCTGGCGGAGCCTGATGCGGCTGACCCCGGTCGCCGACGACCACCTCGCCGACCCCTGGGTGGGCCACACCTGGACGTACGAGCCGCCGCTGGCCCCCGCGGGCAGCCACATCGTCCCGCAGGTGCTGTCCCAGATCGCGGCGGCCCGCGAGTACCGCCGCTAG